The proteins below are encoded in one region of Belonocnema kinseyi isolate 2016_QV_RU_SX_M_011 chromosome 1, B_treatae_v1, whole genome shotgun sequence:
- the LOC117180209 gene encoding ribonuclease H1-like produces the protein MGMPIAYYSKLINYYEQVYHEPEKGMSGSSVFDTKEDCAAKRLPRRRATEACKNITRISESSSETESPNETESSEDSDPPVFRKAYSVLPSLEPTLSKKDKSLPKITPPATHVPCPWFSPFVEPRVEVYIDGDCSFSENQRVKVGIGVWFGPNHRLKVSKSAEGRKTNNVTEINAAKKAEEGGIKEICLRKIQNVTWEHIPRHRGIEGNEEADRLAREMMREEENSTRGALNKTEHISDPS, from the exons ATGGGCATGCCTATTGCCTATTATTCTAAACTTATAAACTATTACGAACAGGTTTATCATGAACCTGAAAAAGGAATGTCTGGCAGTAGTGTATTCG ATACCAAAGAAGATTGTGCTGCTAAAAGATTACCTAGACGCAGAGCAACAGAGGCCTGCAAAAACATCACGCGTATCAGCGAATCCTCCTCGGAAACCGAGTCTCCCAATGAAACAGAGAGTAGTGAAGATTCTGACCCGCCTGTATTTAGGAAAGCTTACAGTGTGCTTCCAAGTTTAGAACCCACTCTATCTAAGAAAGATAAGTCTTTGCCTAAAATTACACCTCCCGCCACTCATGTACCATGCCCGTGGTTTTCTCCATTTGTAGAACCCCGAGTAGAGGTCTACATCGATGGAGATTGCAGTTTCTCGGAGAACCAAAGAGTTAAAGTAGGAATAGGAGTGTGGTTCGGACCCAATCACCGGTTGAAGGTATCCAAATCAGCAGAAGGGCGAAAAACTAATAATGTGACTGAAATTAATGCTGCTAAAAAGGCAGAGGAAGGAGGAATCAAAGAGATATGTTTAAGGAAGATTCAAA ATGTCACCTGGGAACATATCCCAAGACACCGTGGCATTGAGGGAAACGAAGAAGCAGATAGATTGGCCCGGGAAATGATGAGAGAAGAAGAAAACAGTACCAGAGGGGCCTTAAACAAAACAGAGCACATCTCTGACCCGTCATAA